A single window of Nicotiana sylvestris chromosome 3, ASM39365v2, whole genome shotgun sequence DNA harbors:
- the LOC104223633 gene encoding pectinesterase 1 — MDTIKSFKGYGKVDEAEEQAFRKKTRKRIIILIVSAILLLIAVVAIVVGTVVHKNNQKDSSNSKQIPSTTSTSQSLEALCSVTEYKDSCISSLSKLAASNTTDPETLFILSLKLAKDSLVNLSSVQQNWSKLTKEPKVQRALEVCESVFDDAIDKLNDSVSSVDVNEGQKLLSGPKIDDLRTWLSSTLTDQETCLDALEEMNATFVNDVKLLMKNSTEYASNSLAIVVNILGILGQFNIPIHRKLLSNEETGYPEWVRPGDRRLLQAVNPKPDVTVASDGTGDVLTIQEAVKRVPKKSKVRFVIHVKAGEYVETVRMDKSVWNVMMYGDGKTKTIVSGSLNFVDGIPTFDTATFAVAGRGFIARDMAFKNTAGAAKHQAVAMRSQSDHSVFYQCLFDGFQDTLYAHSNRQFYRECDITGTIDFIFGSAAVVFQSCKIQPRQPLSNQFVTITAQGKKDPNQNSGMSIQKCDLSPLDALTAPTYLGRPWKQYSTTVIMQSNIASFLHPVGWIEWVRGVEPADTIFYAEYQNTGPGAAVAQRVKWAGYKSSITPVQAAKYTVQSLIQGDTWLPDTAVVFDSTL, encoded by the exons ATGGATACAATCAAGTCTTTCAAAGGCTATGGTAAAGTGGACGAAGCCGAAGAACAAGCTTTCAGGAAAAAAACACGTAAGCGTATCATTATCTTAATTGTCTCTGCCATTCTTCTCCTCATTGCAGTAGTAGCCATAGTTGTTGGCACCGTTGTTcacaaaaataaccaaaaagaCTCCTCCAACTCAAAACAAATCCCTTCTACCACCTCTACTTCCCAATCCTTAGAAGCTCTCTGTAGCGTAACTGAGTACAAAGATTCTTGCATTTCTAGCTTATCAAAATTAGCAGCCTCAAATACCACTGACCCAGAAACGCTGTTCattctttctttaaaacttgCAAAAGATTCCCTAGTCAATTTGTCTTCGGTGCAACAAAATTGGTCCAAATTGACTAAAGAACCTAAAGTACAGCGCGCTCTTGAAGTCTGTGAGAGTGTATTTGACGATGCGATCGACAAGCTTAACGACTCTGTTTCATCAGTGGATGTGAACGAAGGGCAAAAGTTGCTTTCGGGACCAAAAATTGATGATCTCAGGACTTGGTTGAGCTCAACATTAACAGATCAAGAAACATGCTTGGACGCACTTGAAGAAATGAATGCTACATTTGTGAACGATGTTAAGCTTCTAATGAAGAACTCAACTGAATATGCTAGTAACAGTTTAGCTATTGTGGTTAACATTTTGGGAATTCTTGGTCAATTCAACATTCCAATTCACAGGAAATTATTAAGCAATGAGGAAACGGGCTACCCGGAATGGGTTCGACCCGGTGATCGGAGACTTTTGCAGGCGGTTAATCCGAAACCGGATGTGACAGTGGCGAGTGATGGAACTGGAGATGTACTGACTATTCAAGAAGCGGTGAAAAGGGTGCCTAAGAAGAGTAAAGTAAGATTTGTGATACATGTGAAAGCGGGTGAATATGTTGAGACTGTGAGAATGGACAAGTCTGTTTGGAATGTGATGATGTACGGAGATGGCAAAACTAAGACCATTGTTTCCGGCAGCTTGAATTTCGTCGATGGAATTCCCACTTTTGACACCGCCACATTTG CTGTTGCTGGTAGAGGTTTCATAGCCAGAGACATGGCATTCAAGAACACAGCTGGAGCAGCGAAGCACCAGGCCGTGGCCATGCGGTCGCAGTCTGATCACTCTGTATTTTACCAGTGCCTATTTGATGGCTTCCAAGACACACTCTATGCCCACTCCAATCGTCAATTTTACCGCGAATGTGACATTACAGGCACCATTGATTTCATCTTTGGTAGTGCCGCGGTTGTTTTCCAAAGTTGTAAAATCCAACCCAGACAGCCCCTAAGCAATCAGTTTGTTACCATTACGGCCCAAGGGAAAAAAGACCCAAATCAGAACTCAGGCATGTCTATTCAAAAGTGCGATTTGTCACCGTTGGATGCTCTAACTGCTCCAACATACTTGGGCAGGCCATGGAAGCAATATTCGACTACAGTCATTATGCAGTCGAATATTGCTTCATTCTTGCATCCTGTAGGTTGGATTGAATGGGTTCGAGGCGTGGAGCCAGCCGACACCATTTTCTATGCTGAGTACCAAAACACAGGCCCGGGTGCAGCTGTGGCCCAAAGGGTCAAATGGGCTGGTTATAAGTCCAGTATCACACCAGTTCAGGCCGCCAAGTACACAGTACAGTCTCTCATACAAGGAGATACTTGGTTACCAGATACAGCAGTGGTCTTTGATTCCACCTTGTAA